One genomic window of Moorella glycerini includes the following:
- a CDS encoding ABC transporter permease, translating into MGDLKLVNEIVNFLSADLRTALPLLLAATGLIFTERAGIVNIGVEGMMLVGSLAGVAGSYFLGNAWLGVLVAVLAGGILGLFFAYLVVTARADQVVIGTAFNILGLGLTTSFARVIFGVNTAPPQIDSFKPVAVPVLSKIPILGPVLFNHSELVYLGLVLVPVVHFILFRTTLGLKIRAVGEHPRAADTVGINVFHVRYGACIVGGMLAGLAGSYLSLSLLNFFTENMTAGRGFIALAAVIFGKWTPLGTLGAALLFGAGDALQYRLQAANSGIPYQLLLMIPYVLTIAALAGFVGRAVAPAASGQPYEKE; encoded by the coding sequence ATGGGTGATCTCAAATTAGTTAATGAGATTGTCAATTTCCTCTCTGCCGATCTGCGCACGGCCCTGCCCTTATTGCTGGCGGCAACGGGTTTAATCTTTACCGAACGGGCCGGGATTGTCAACATCGGTGTGGAAGGAATGATGCTGGTGGGGTCTCTGGCCGGCGTGGCCGGGTCCTACTTCCTGGGCAATGCCTGGCTGGGGGTCTTGGTGGCCGTACTGGCCGGAGGCATCCTGGGCTTGTTCTTTGCCTACCTGGTGGTAACGGCCCGGGCCGACCAGGTGGTTATCGGTACGGCCTTCAACATCTTGGGACTGGGCCTCACCACTTCCTTTGCCCGGGTCATCTTCGGTGTCAATACCGCCCCGCCCCAGATCGATTCCTTTAAACCGGTAGCCGTACCCGTTTTATCAAAAATACCCATCCTGGGCCCGGTCCTTTTCAACCACTCGGAGCTGGTTTACCTGGGCCTGGTCCTGGTACCGGTGGTGCATTTCATCCTGTTCCGGACGACCCTGGGCTTGAAGATCCGCGCCGTCGGCGAACACCCCCGGGCGGCCGATACCGTGGGTATTAATGTTTTTCACGTCCGCTACGGTGCCTGTATCGTCGGCGGCATGCTGGCCGGGCTGGCCGGGTCCTATCTCTCCTTGAGCCTGCTGAACTTCTTTACGGAAAACATGACGGCCGGCCGCGGCTTTATCGCCCTGGCGGCAGTAATTTTTGGCAAGTGGACGCCGCTGGGAACCCTGGGGGCAGCCCTCCTCTTCGGCGCCGGGGACGCCCTCCAGTACCGCCTGCAGGCGGCCAACTCGGGAATACCTTACCAGCTCCTGTTAATGATCCCCTATGTCCTGACCATTGCCGCCCTGGCCGGTTTTGTCGGCCGGGCCGTAGCCCCGGCAGCCAGCGGCCAGCCCTATGAGAAGGAGTAA
- a CDS encoding ABC transporter permease produces the protein MTTRAGKFAGTFIAGGLKSLITPVIAIILALILGAAAIALMGLSPLKAYQSLLQGALGSINGIGETLVKATPLIFTGLSFGLAKKGGLINIGAEGQLYLGGLCSVIVGIALKGWPIFIHLPLAIVAGFIGGGLLGLLSGWLKVRFGASEIITTVMLNYVAQYFVSYMVNGPLIEPPGNFPQSPPVAESAQLPIILAGTRLHLGFIIALLAIVAYYVFLWRTSTGYEVRVVGQNPHAAGYAGMNARRDTLLVMFLAGGLGGLAGVGEILGIQHRLFQNFSPGYGFDGIAVSLLGYNTPIGILLAAILFGILRAGGNMMQMMANVPVAIVYVIQAFVIIFVAAEALMRRWQVKRRAARTAAGAAGLTVEGVSKNG, from the coding sequence ATGACAACCAGGGCTGGAAAATTCGCCGGTACCTTTATAGCCGGCGGCTTAAAGAGTTTAATCACACCTGTCATCGCCATTATTCTGGCCTTAATCCTGGGAGCTGCCGCCATTGCCCTCATGGGCCTGAGCCCCCTGAAGGCTTACCAGAGCCTGCTCCAGGGAGCCCTGGGTTCAATCAACGGCATTGGCGAAACCCTGGTTAAAGCCACACCATTGATTTTTACGGGTTTGAGTTTCGGCCTGGCCAAAAAGGGCGGCCTGATTAACATCGGAGCCGAGGGCCAGCTTTACCTGGGTGGCCTTTGCAGCGTTATTGTCGGTATAGCCTTAAAGGGATGGCCCATCTTTATCCATTTACCCCTGGCTATAGTGGCCGGTTTCATCGGCGGGGGGCTGCTGGGGCTGCTGTCCGGCTGGCTGAAGGTGCGCTTCGGGGCCAGTGAGATTATTACCACCGTCATGTTAAACTATGTGGCCCAGTATTTCGTCAGTTATATGGTCAACGGGCCGTTAATTGAACCGCCAGGCAATTTTCCCCAGAGCCCCCCAGTAGCCGAATCGGCGCAATTGCCTATTATCCTGGCCGGGACGCGGCTGCACCTGGGCTTTATCATCGCTTTGCTGGCCATCGTGGCGTACTACGTCTTCCTGTGGCGGACCAGTACCGGTTATGAAGTCCGGGTGGTGGGCCAGAATCCCCACGCTGCCGGCTATGCCGGGATGAATGCCCGGCGGGACACCTTGCTGGTCATGTTCCTGGCCGGTGGCCTGGGCGGCCTGGCCGGCGTGGGGGAGATTCTGGGTATCCAGCACCGCCTGTTCCAGAATTTCTCACCCGGTTACGGTTTTGACGGTATCGCCGTATCCTTGCTGGGTTATAACACACCTATTGGTATCCTGCTGGCGGCCATCCTGTTCGGTATCCTGCGCGCCGGTGGCAATATGATGCAGATGATGGCCAATGTACCGGTGGCCATAGTTTATGTCATCCAGGCCTTTGTCATTATCTTTGTGGCGGCCGAGGCCCTCATGAGGCGCTGGCAGGTCAAACGCCGGGCGGCCAGAACCGCAGCCGGGGCAGCCGGCCTGACCGTGGAAGGGGTGAGCAAGAATGGGTGA
- a CDS encoding amidohydrolase family protein, protein MQADYLFTHGTVVTVDGQRRVIHDGALAVRGDRIVAIGPTAALEAQFKQVGRVIDASGKAIFPGLINTHNHLFQTLLKGLGDDRVLSDWLASMTFPSAAYLEPEDTYHGAMLGCLDGLHSGTTTMVDYMYAHCGPELSDGIIKAFRELGIRAILGRGTMNTGASFGVPAAIMQDAATFEADCRRLFKAYHGADNGRLQIWLAPAAVWSNDREMFLKIRDLLKEYDTGLMVHVSETPFDREATVSEHGENDIETLRQLGLLGPRTLMVHCVYLTPREIRMARDYDARVSHNPVSNMYLSSGVAPIPLMLASGLTVGLATDGAASNNANDMLETLKFTALLHKVNDLDPTVITAEKVLEMATIDGARAIGLEKETGSLEVGKKADFFIFNPLRSARATPMHHPVSTLVYSGSSECVELVMIDGRVVVEEGRVKTVDEGAKIAAAAAAAGKLAARAGTSRLASTRPWRSVAY, encoded by the coding sequence TTGCAGGCAGATTATCTTTTTACCCATGGTACGGTTGTGACTGTGGACGGGCAGCGCCGGGTCATCCATGACGGGGCCCTGGCGGTCCGGGGTGACCGTATTGTAGCCATCGGTCCCACAGCCGCCCTGGAAGCCCAGTTTAAACAGGTGGGACGAGTAATTGATGCCAGTGGCAAGGCCATTTTCCCGGGCTTAATCAATACCCACAACCACCTTTTCCAGACCCTGTTGAAGGGATTGGGAGATGACCGGGTTTTAAGCGACTGGCTGGCCAGCATGACCTTTCCCAGCGCTGCTTACCTGGAACCGGAAGACACCTATCACGGCGCCATGCTGGGTTGTCTGGACGGACTCCATAGCGGTACCACTACCATGGTGGACTATATGTATGCCCATTGTGGTCCCGAACTCAGCGACGGTATCATTAAGGCCTTCCGGGAACTGGGTATCAGGGCCATCTTAGGCCGGGGGACCATGAATACAGGAGCCAGCTTCGGTGTGCCGGCAGCAATCATGCAGGATGCGGCTACCTTCGAGGCTGATTGCCGCCGCCTCTTTAAAGCTTATCACGGTGCCGACAACGGCCGCCTGCAAATCTGGCTGGCCCCGGCCGCCGTCTGGTCCAATGACCGGGAGATGTTCCTGAAGATCAGGGACCTGCTCAAGGAATATGACACGGGCCTGATGGTCCACGTCTCCGAAACCCCCTTTGACCGCGAGGCTACCGTCAGCGAGCACGGTGAGAACGATATTGAAACTTTAAGGCAACTGGGCCTCCTGGGACCGCGGACCCTGATGGTCCATTGCGTCTACCTTACGCCCCGGGAAATCCGCATGGCCCGGGATTATGACGCCCGGGTGTCTCATAACCCGGTCAGCAACATGTATCTTTCTTCAGGGGTAGCGCCCATCCCCCTGATGCTGGCCAGCGGCCTGACCGTAGGCCTGGCGACTGACGGTGCAGCCAGCAACAATGCCAACGACATGCTGGAAACCTTAAAATTTACGGCTTTATTGCACAAAGTAAACGACCTGGACCCGACGGTGATTACAGCCGAAAAGGTCCTGGAGATGGCCACCATCGACGGGGCGCGGGCCATCGGCCTGGAGAAGGAAACAGGGTCCCTGGAAGTAGGGAAAAAGGCGGATTTCTTTATTTTTAACCCGCTCCGCAGTGCCAGGGCTACCCCCATGCACCACCCCGTATCAACCCTGGTTTACTCAGGAAGCAGTGAATGTGTAGAACTGGTAATGATCGACGGCCGGGTGGTGGTGGAAGAGGGCCGGGTCAAAACCGTGGACGAAGGGGCTAAAATTGCCGCCGCCGCCGCGGCGGCCGGGAAGCTGGCCGCCCGGGCCGGTACGTCCCGCCTGGCCAGTACCCGTCCCTGGCGCTCGGTGGCTTACTAA